A stretch of Meiothermus sp. QL-1 DNA encodes these proteins:
- the mgtE gene encoding magnesium transporter, producing MYESATPAELEALKNALAESDAFKVKAALEELYPAQILEHWSELAPEHRLPILTLLSPADAAEVFSHLSEAEQAELLEALPPWRVKEILEELSLDDLADAINAVEEEKSPEAAEALLRQLDPKTRAEVEELTEYEEDQAGGIMTPEYIAVRDTMRVEEVFRFLRREAPDAEQIYVIYVVDGEEHLKGVLTLRDLIVADPKTKVSEIMNPDVIYVRDDTDQEEVARIMADYNFTVLPVVDEEKKLVGIVTIDDVVDVIEEEATEDIYRLGAVESPELVYSQSGVLALWSARIRWLIILILTGSITSSILQGFESVLEAATALAFYVPVLVGTGGNTGNQSSTLIVRALATRDVGLSDWVRILRKEVGVGMLLGLTLALLLALKVLLDGQAHLLLVVGVSLGLVVLLANVVGAMLPLLLRRLRLDPALISNPLIATITDVTGLIVYLSVARLLLNL from the coding sequence ATGTACGAGAGCGCAACCCCGGCTGAGCTCGAGGCACTCAAAAACGCCCTGGCTGAAAGCGATGCCTTCAAGGTCAAAGCCGCCTTGGAGGAGCTCTACCCCGCCCAGATTCTGGAGCACTGGTCCGAACTGGCCCCTGAGCATCGGCTGCCCATCCTGACCCTGCTCTCCCCCGCCGATGCGGCCGAGGTCTTCAGCCACCTGAGTGAGGCCGAGCAGGCGGAGCTTCTGGAGGCCCTACCTCCCTGGAGGGTCAAGGAGATTCTGGAAGAACTCTCCTTGGACGACCTGGCCGACGCCATCAACGCCGTAGAAGAGGAGAAGAGCCCTGAGGCGGCCGAGGCCCTCCTGCGCCAGCTCGACCCCAAGACCCGGGCCGAGGTGGAGGAGCTCACCGAGTACGAGGAGGACCAGGCCGGGGGCATCATGACCCCGGAGTACATCGCGGTGCGGGACACCATGCGGGTGGAGGAGGTCTTCCGCTTCCTGCGCCGCGAGGCCCCCGACGCTGAGCAAATCTACGTGATCTACGTGGTAGACGGCGAGGAGCACCTCAAAGGGGTGCTCACCCTGCGCGACCTGATCGTGGCCGACCCCAAGACCAAGGTTTCGGAGATCATGAACCCGGATGTGATCTACGTGCGGGACGACACCGACCAGGAGGAAGTCGCGCGCATCATGGCCGACTACAACTTCACCGTGCTGCCGGTGGTGGACGAGGAAAAAAAGCTGGTGGGTATCGTCACCATTGACGACGTGGTGGACGTCATCGAGGAGGAAGCCACCGAGGACATCTACCGGCTGGGGGCGGTGGAGTCGCCCGAGCTGGTCTACAGCCAGTCCGGCGTCCTGGCCCTTTGGAGCGCGCGGATACGCTGGCTCATCATCCTCATCCTGACCGGCAGCATCACCAGCAGCATCCTGCAAGGCTTTGAGTCGGTGCTGGAAGCGGCGACCGCCCTGGCCTTTTACGTGCCGGTGCTGGTGGGCACCGGCGGCAACACCGGCAACCAGTCCAGCACGCTGATCGTGCGGGCGCTGGCCACCCGCGACGTGGGGCTTTCCGACTGGGTGCGGATTCTGCGCAAGGAAGTGGGGGTGGGGATGCTCCTTGGGCTCACCCTGGCGCTTTTGCTCGCCCTTAAGGTTTTGCTGGACGGGCAGGCCCACCTCCTGCTGGTGGTGGGGGTTTCGCTGGGCCTGGTGGTCCTGCTGGCCAACGTGGTGGGGGCCATGCTACCTCTTCTGCTACGCCGGCTTCGGCTCGACCCGGCCCTCATCTCCAACCCCCTCATCGCCACCATCACCGATGTCACCGGGCTCATCGTGTACCTGAGCGTGGCCAGGCTACTCTTGAACCTATGA
- a CDS encoding NAD-dependent malic enzyme, with protein sequence MTVSRYYDVKRDERGKRYLEPFVTGPLLLGLPLLNKGTAFTHEERRMLGLEGLLPPHVTTMEEQKERNYRRYRLIENDLEKHIFLRNLQDRNEVLFYALLVEHMAEMLPILYTPTVGEAVKQFSYIYRFPRGFTASTDNIHAIEEALQNVPLNDVRLAVATDSSAILGIGDQGFGGLAISIGKLTIYTAAGGLGPDKALPIELDVGTNRADLINDPLYLGVRHRRLTGEEYFAFMDRFVEAFRKRYPNAVMQWEDFGKDTAFAVLERYRKVLPSFNDDIQGTGAVTLAGVMAACRLKGERLADQRIVIYGAGAGGIGVAQALLDGLLREGLSREEAQERIFVLDSKGLLLRGRRMEAYKEGFAQDPARIQGWSVAGEVPSLYETVVGARATVLLGLSGQPGSFTRPIVEAMQAHTERPIIFPLSNPTSASEAIPEDLLRWTGGRALVASGSPFEPVELEGQVYTIGQGNNAFIFPGLGFGAVLAKAREVSDGMVLEAAYALYDYTAKHYPDRIYPPTQALREVSQYVAARVIRQALKEGLAREERVQGLSFEAIQAYVAERFWHPRYLPYRLGQGR encoded by the coding sequence ATGACCGTCAGCCGCTACTACGACGTCAAACGGGATGAGCGCGGCAAGCGCTACTTGGAGCCTTTTGTGACCGGCCCGCTCCTCTTGGGCCTGCCGCTTTTGAATAAGGGGACCGCCTTCACCCACGAGGAACGGCGGATGCTTGGGTTGGAGGGGCTGCTGCCCCCCCATGTGACCACCATGGAGGAGCAGAAGGAGCGCAACTACCGGCGTTACCGCCTTATCGAGAACGATCTGGAGAAGCACATCTTTCTGCGCAACCTGCAGGACCGCAACGAGGTGCTTTTCTACGCTCTTTTGGTCGAGCACATGGCCGAGATGCTGCCCATTCTCTACACCCCCACGGTGGGCGAGGCGGTCAAGCAGTTCTCCTACATCTATCGCTTTCCCCGGGGCTTTACCGCCTCCACCGACAACATTCACGCCATCGAGGAGGCCCTGCAGAACGTGCCTTTGAACGACGTGCGCTTGGCGGTGGCCACCGATTCCTCGGCCATTCTGGGCATCGGCGACCAGGGCTTTGGCGGGCTGGCCATCTCCATCGGCAAGCTCACCATCTACACCGCAGCAGGGGGGCTTGGCCCGGACAAGGCCCTGCCCATCGAGCTGGACGTGGGCACCAACCGGGCCGACCTGATCAACGATCCCCTCTACCTGGGGGTGCGCCACCGCCGGCTAACGGGCGAGGAGTACTTTGCCTTTATGGACCGCTTCGTGGAGGCCTTCCGCAAGCGCTACCCCAATGCGGTGATGCAGTGGGAGGACTTCGGCAAGGACACCGCCTTTGCAGTGCTCGAGCGCTACCGCAAGGTGCTGCCCTCCTTCAACGACGACATCCAGGGCACCGGGGCGGTCACGCTGGCCGGGGTAATGGCGGCCTGCCGCCTGAAAGGAGAGCGCCTTGCCGATCAGCGCATCGTGATTTACGGGGCGGGCGCAGGGGGGATAGGGGTGGCCCAGGCGCTCCTCGACGGCCTGCTCCGAGAGGGCCTATCGCGGGAAGAGGCGCAGGAGCGCATCTTCGTGCTGGACTCCAAAGGGCTTTTGCTGCGGGGGCGGAGGATGGAGGCCTACAAGGAGGGTTTTGCCCAGGATCCCGCGCGCATCCAGGGCTGGTCGGTGGCGGGGGAGGTGCCCAGCCTCTACGAGACCGTGGTGGGGGCCAGGGCCACGGTGCTGCTGGGCCTCTCGGGGCAGCCCGGCTCGTTCACAAGGCCCATCGTGGAGGCCATGCAGGCCCACACCGAGCGGCCTATTATTTTTCCTCTGTCCAACCCTACCAGCGCTTCGGAGGCCATACCTGAGGACCTCCTGCGCTGGACGGGGGGCAGGGCCCTGGTGGCCTCGGGGAGCCCTTTCGAGCCGGTGGAGCTCGAGGGGCAAGTCTATACCATCGGCCAGGGCAACAACGCCTTTATCTTCCCCGGCCTGGGCTTTGGGGCGGTGCTGGCCAAGGCCCGCGAGGTTTCGGATGGGATGGTGCTCGAGGCCGCCTACGCCCTCTACGACTACACCGCCAAGCACTACCCCGACCGCATCTATCCCCCCACCCAGGCTTTGCGCGAGGTAAGCCAGTACGTGGCCGCGCGGGTTATCCGCCAGGCCCTCAAGGAAGGCCTGGCCCGGGAGGAGCGCGTTCAGGGGCTGAGCTTTGAGGCCATCCAGGCCTACGTGGCCGAGCGCTTCTGGCACCCCCGCTACCTGCCCTACCGCCTGGGCCAGGGACGCTAA
- the hspR gene encoding heat shock protein transcriptional repressor HspR, fused homodimer type, giving the protein MDKDRPVYIISVAAELVDMHPQTLRLYERKGLIKPKRSGGKTRLYSERDVEKLREIRRLTQELGVNLAGVEEIMRLRDQLWALEKRFREEVERLKAELGERLEALKTPPALPAPGERPSQPLHDKDRPVYIISVAAELVGMHPQTLRLYEREGLVTPRRTSGKTRLYSERDVEKLREIRRLTQELGVNLAGVEEIIRLREELDAQQNRIEAEIARLRLALLREMGLRKAKPQAG; this is encoded by the coding sequence ATGGACAAGGACCGTCCGGTCTACATCATCTCGGTGGCGGCTGAGCTGGTGGACATGCATCCCCAGACCCTGCGGCTTTACGAGCGCAAGGGCCTCATCAAGCCTAAGCGCTCGGGGGGCAAGACCCGGCTTTACTCCGAGCGGGATGTGGAGAAGCTGCGCGAGATTCGGCGGCTGACCCAGGAGCTGGGGGTCAACCTGGCCGGGGTGGAGGAGATCATGCGCCTCAGGGACCAGCTTTGGGCCCTGGAGAAGCGCTTTCGCGAGGAGGTGGAGCGGCTCAAGGCCGAGCTGGGAGAGCGGCTCGAGGCCCTCAAGACCCCCCCAGCCCTTCCAGCGCCGGGGGAGCGCCCAAGCCAGCCCCTCCACGACAAGGACCGTCCGGTCTACATCATCTCGGTGGCGGCCGAGCTGGTGGGGATGCACCCCCAGACCCTGCGGCTTTACGAGCGGGAGGGCCTGGTAACCCCCCGCCGCACCTCCGGCAAGACCCGGCTTTACTCCGAGCGGGATGTGGAGAAGCTGCGCGAGATTCGGCGGCTGACCCAGGAGCTGGGGGTCAACCTGGCCGGGGTGGAGGAGATCATCCGGTTGCGGGAGGAGCTGGACGCCCAGCAGAACCGAATCGAGGCCGAGATAGCCCGGCTGCGCCTGGCGCTGTTGCGCGAGATGGGCCTGAGGAAGGCCAAACCCCAGGCCGGTTAG
- a CDS encoding OsmC family protein, with the protein MATKKVVLHRLSGHRFVGINEQGDKVMVDGDQPATGLRPMELLLAALAGCTAYDVVDIMEKKRQPLARYRVEVVGERAEEHPRRYTHIVVTHYGSGPNVTKEALERAVELSHTKYCSVSANLNAEIETRVVVEPWD; encoded by the coding sequence ATGGCAACCAAAAAGGTCGTGCTGCACCGCCTATCGGGACACCGCTTCGTGGGCATCAACGAGCAGGGTGACAAGGTGATGGTGGATGGCGACCAGCCCGCCACCGGCCTGCGCCCCATGGAGCTTTTGCTGGCCGCTTTGGCCGGGTGCACCGCCTACGACGTGGTGGACATCATGGAGAAAAAGCGCCAGCCCCTGGCCCGCTACCGGGTGGAGGTGGTGGGCGAGCGGGCCGAGGAGCACCCCAGGCGCTATACCCATATCGTGGTCACCCACTACGGCAGCGGGCCCAACGTGACCAAAGAGGCCCTCGAGCGCGCGGTGGAGCTCTCCCACACCAAGTACTGCTCGGTCTCGGCCAACCTCAACGCCGAGATTGAGACCCGGGTGGTGGTAGAGCCCTGGGACTAG
- a CDS encoding SDR family oxidoreductase: MPGFSGGEIMQNMHSLEGKVYILTGGGGAIAGAIAEAFTRAGARLAFADAYETTIQERAQRYGGRAYVANLTHYPDAEHLVRQVKAQMGRLDGLIHTVGGFAYAPVKDSEPGLYDRMFDLNMRTLFYATRAVIPELLAQKDGFIAGISAAAAWNGVGPGVALYAAAKAAVATYLRSLDAELAGTAIRVAVVYPMGAVDTPANRKEMPEADPMAWVDPMEIGESLVYAASRSPRGRVVELQIFPPR, translated from the coding sequence ATGCCGGGGTTCTCAGGAGGGGAGATAATGCAGAACATGCACAGCCTCGAGGGCAAGGTGTACATCCTTACCGGAGGGGGCGGGGCCATTGCGGGGGCCATAGCCGAGGCTTTTACCCGGGCAGGGGCGAGGCTGGCCTTTGCCGATGCCTACGAGACCACCATTCAGGAGCGGGCCCAGCGCTATGGGGGCCGGGCCTACGTGGCCAACCTGACCCACTACCCCGACGCCGAGCACCTTGTGAGGCAGGTCAAGGCCCAGATGGGCCGCCTGGACGGGCTGATTCACACCGTGGGCGGCTTCGCCTATGCACCGGTGAAGGACAGCGAGCCGGGCCTCTACGACCGCATGTTCGACCTCAACATGCGCACTCTTTTCTACGCCACTAGGGCGGTGATCCCGGAGCTCCTTGCGCAGAAGGACGGGTTCATCGCCGGCATCTCGGCGGCGGCGGCCTGGAATGGGGTGGGCCCGGGGGTGGCGCTTTACGCTGCGGCCAAGGCGGCGGTGGCCACCTACCTGCGCTCGCTTGACGCCGAGCTCGCGGGCACCGCCATCCGGGTGGCGGTGGTCTACCCCATGGGGGCGGTGGACACCCCGGCCAACCGCAAGGAGATGCCCGAGGCCGACCCCATGGCCTGGGTGGACCCCATGGAAATCGGCGAAAGCCTGGTCTATGCGGCAAGCCGCAGCCCCAGGGGCCGGGTGGTGGAGCTGCAGATCTTTCCACCGCGCTAG
- a CDS encoding DedA family protein, whose product MDISAYVQAAGYLGIFATVFVETGFLVGFFLPGDSLLIAVGLLAAAGKLGLSPALLALLLGSVLGNNLGYYLGHRLGPALLRRARVREEDVERTRRFMARFGPLSLLLGPYVPVFRAMVPFLCGAVRMPWPRFFLLSFMGSLLWTQGLTLLAYFVGSRIPHLERYVYLVLLAGLGFALMLAAWRTYHPFIRGSRPVPKAPRSPSADE is encoded by the coding sequence GTGGACATATCGGCTTACGTGCAGGCGGCTGGGTATCTGGGAATTTTCGCCACGGTATTCGTAGAGACCGGGTTTTTGGTGGGGTTTTTCCTGCCGGGCGATTCGCTATTGATTGCAGTGGGGCTTCTGGCTGCAGCCGGGAAGCTGGGGCTTTCGCCGGCTCTGCTGGCCCTTCTGCTGGGCTCGGTGCTGGGCAACAACCTGGGTTATTACCTGGGTCACAGGTTGGGTCCAGCTCTTTTGCGAAGGGCCCGGGTGCGGGAGGAGGACGTGGAGCGCACCCGGCGTTTTATGGCCCGCTTTGGTCCCCTTTCGCTTTTGCTGGGCCCCTATGTTCCAGTCTTTCGGGCGATGGTGCCTTTTTTGTGCGGCGCGGTGCGGATGCCCTGGCCGCGCTTTTTCCTGCTGAGCTTTATGGGTAGCCTCCTTTGGACCCAGGGCCTAACCCTGCTGGCCTACTTTGTGGGCTCTAGGATTCCCCATCTGGAGCGCTACGTCTACCTGGTGCTGCTGGCCGGGCTGGGCTTCGCCCTGATGCTGGCTGCCTGGCGGACCTATCACCCGTTTATTCGGGGGTCTCGACCAGTTCCAAAAGCACCCCGCTCGCCCAGCGCGGATGAATGA
- a CDS encoding VOC family protein, giving the protein MRIHHVALVVEDLEKAAQPYLRLGYTLEAQGRLEGLEVWMLKSGASRIELLQPIQPHTAAARFLRKRGPGLHHLALATPHLQTTLEHLAAQGAPLLEPSPRPGLGGPVAFIHPRWASGVLLELVETPE; this is encoded by the coding sequence ATGCGAATTCACCACGTCGCCCTGGTCGTGGAAGACTTGGAGAAGGCCGCCCAGCCCTACCTGCGGCTGGGGTATACCCTGGAGGCCCAGGGCCGGCTGGAGGGGCTGGAGGTTTGGATGCTCAAAAGTGGGGCAAGCCGCATCGAGCTTCTGCAACCCATCCAGCCCCACACCGCCGCGGCCCGCTTTCTTCGGAAGCGGGGGCCTGGGCTCCACCACCTCGCCCTCGCCACCCCCCATTTGCAGACCACCCTCGAGCACCTGGCGGCCCAGGGGGCCCCTCTGCTCGAGCCCAGCCCCCGCCCGGGCCTTGGGGGGCCGGTGGCCTTCATTCATCCGCGCTGGGCGAGCGGGGTGCTTTTGGAACTGGTCGAGACCCCCGAATAA
- a CDS encoding LPS-assembly protein LptD, whose product MRCWGLLVLLLLSLASAQEGGKRLKILEAERLELRNEEGEELIILLGNPVRMDRDGERIEAPRVVYNRTRKRLLLLGGVLYQDKQGQRIEAAELELYTGDESFEAIEVRIESGDFYLTGPVCQRAAGQILLQQGYLTPCERCEHEVADYAFQAQEVLLYPGDRIIARGVWVLLRGERTLYLPVLLFFLNERRPKLEFGQSDADGVFVLADLPYVSDFGIGFTLLRYFERRGWGFGFDHFGVGAAAERYQFLYLPPPAGVVPPDSDPRKDGIFKYRFSYKLEEPGWRLEGLVLRDDAPQVEPRFLAGAGGQPDYTTFLLEAATRQGEPLYRFTLDGYIDHNPLAPPNERSTPQRLPEVEVSFPRGLEGEFRLTGRLLLGYYQAPSNPLNRSARRLGPYIGAGRLWVEHRESYRPAPPWPGLSFSVENTFIGRYYSTQNQDENGNPTEFERLIRWETRASLGQRLGPFSLNLNASRSVVEGETPFQFDYERPRRASSIEGSLGFNPDPLFSLTARVSRDLENNRFDPPAELTLGSRPLPWLNLTARAARDLEQGRWDLLRSSLALTPAPFNLNLVYERQLELGLDRLLSLNLGYSPLPFNFSLRTAYRYWDVQEKESRPPAQIPLIARFDPLDLSASYNPPGNTLALAHSRDLNNGQAIRTEANLFFQDPPNSLRLRLGFTHPYTPLPSTTNPSPTPTPALLDGLFQLTLGLHTLAFAPTIGFAPGSESRFRLSYLYSADLLQADLLWGYQGGVLRNPRLNLRLAVREPELFLSELSAEFHFPEAENPLTPEDDTLAFLRFLRLNGEWEVWPAPLRAEDPPGLSLQGFLSLERRLDGRFRVALREFGPTFSFMGLEKTRLFFRIVYNAPEEGREFLLPNLEGTLLRPRFEVVVDRCCWAFRTSLDTLKQELRFAFALGGNAAEFLLNPTNLVLPGNIRLPVPGGR is encoded by the coding sequence ATGAGGTGCTGGGGCCTCCTCGTTTTGCTTCTTTTGAGCCTGGCTTCGGCCCAGGAAGGGGGAAAGCGGCTAAAAATTCTGGAGGCCGAGCGGCTGGAGCTGCGCAACGAAGAAGGAGAAGAGCTCATCATCCTGCTGGGTAACCCGGTGCGGATGGACCGGGATGGTGAGCGCATCGAGGCCCCCCGGGTGGTCTACAACCGCACCCGCAAACGCCTGCTGCTTCTGGGCGGGGTGCTCTACCAGGACAAGCAGGGTCAGCGCATCGAAGCTGCTGAGCTGGAGCTTTACACCGGCGACGAGAGCTTTGAGGCCATCGAGGTCAGGATTGAGTCGGGCGACTTCTACCTCACCGGCCCGGTCTGCCAGCGGGCTGCAGGGCAGATCCTGCTGCAGCAGGGCTACCTCACCCCCTGCGAGCGCTGCGAGCACGAGGTGGCCGACTACGCCTTCCAGGCCCAGGAGGTGCTGCTCTACCCCGGCGACCGCATCATCGCCCGGGGGGTCTGGGTTTTGCTGCGTGGGGAGCGGACTTTGTACCTGCCGGTGCTCCTTTTCTTCCTGAACGAGCGGCGCCCCAAGCTGGAGTTCGGCCAAAGCGACGCCGATGGGGTGTTCGTGCTGGCCGACCTGCCCTACGTGAGCGATTTTGGCATCGGGTTCACCCTGCTGCGCTACTTCGAGCGCCGGGGATGGGGCTTCGGCTTCGACCACTTCGGGGTAGGGGCCGCGGCAGAGCGCTACCAGTTCCTCTACCTGCCCCCGCCCGCCGGGGTGGTCCCGCCTGACAGCGACCCGCGCAAGGATGGTATTTTCAAATATCGTTTCAGCTACAAGCTGGAAGAGCCCGGCTGGCGGCTGGAAGGTCTGGTGCTGCGCGACGACGCCCCCCAGGTTGAGCCCCGCTTCCTGGCCGGGGCAGGGGGGCAGCCCGACTACACCACCTTTCTGCTGGAGGCCGCCACCCGCCAGGGCGAGCCCCTCTACCGCTTCACCCTGGACGGCTACATCGACCACAACCCCCTGGCTCCCCCCAACGAGCGCTCCACCCCCCAGCGCCTGCCAGAGGTGGAGGTGAGCTTTCCCCGGGGGCTCGAGGGGGAGTTCCGCCTCACGGGCCGGCTTTTGCTGGGCTACTACCAAGCCCCGTCCAACCCTCTGAACCGCTCCGCCAGACGGCTTGGCCCCTACATCGGCGCCGGACGGCTTTGGGTGGAGCACCGTGAAAGCTACCGGCCTGCTCCCCCGTGGCCGGGCCTCAGCTTCAGCGTGGAAAATACCTTCATCGGGCGCTACTACAGCACCCAGAACCAGGACGAAAACGGCAACCCCACCGAGTTTGAGCGGCTCATCCGCTGGGAGACCCGGGCCAGCCTGGGCCAGCGCCTGGGGCCTTTTAGCCTGAACCTGAACGCCAGCCGCAGCGTGGTGGAGGGCGAAACCCCCTTCCAGTTCGACTACGAGCGGCCGCGGAGGGCAAGCTCCATCGAGGGCAGCCTGGGCTTCAACCCCGACCCCCTCTTCTCCCTCACCGCGCGGGTGAGCCGCGACCTGGAGAACAACCGCTTCGACCCCCCGGCCGAGCTGACCCTGGGCTCCAGGCCCCTCCCCTGGCTCAACCTCACCGCCCGGGCTGCTCGCGACCTGGAGCAGGGGCGCTGGGACCTGCTGCGCTCCAGCCTGGCCCTCACCCCTGCCCCCTTCAACCTGAACCTGGTCTACGAGCGGCAGCTCGAGCTGGGCCTCGACCGCCTCCTAAGCCTGAACCTGGGCTACAGCCCCCTTCCCTTCAACTTCTCCTTGCGCACCGCCTACCGCTACTGGGACGTGCAGGAAAAGGAGAGCCGGCCCCCCGCGCAAATTCCCCTCATCGCCCGCTTCGACCCCCTGGACCTCTCGGCCAGCTACAACCCCCCCGGCAACACCCTGGCCCTCGCCCACAGCCGCGACCTGAACAACGGCCAGGCCATCCGCACCGAGGCCAACCTGTTCTTCCAGGACCCCCCCAACAGCCTCCGCCTGCGCCTCGGCTTCACCCACCCCTACACCCCCCTCCCCTCGACCACCAACCCCAGCCCCACCCCCACCCCGGCCCTGCTGGACGGGCTGTTCCAGCTCACCCTGGGCCTCCACACCCTGGCCTTCGCCCCCACCATCGGCTTTGCCCCAGGCAGCGAGAGCCGCTTCCGGCTGAGCTACCTGTACAGCGCCGACCTGCTCCAGGCCGACCTGCTTTGGGGCTACCAGGGCGGCGTCTTGCGCAACCCCCGGCTCAACCTGCGGCTGGCGGTGCGCGAACCCGAGCTCTTTCTGAGCGAGCTCTCGGCCGAGTTCCACTTCCCCGAAGCGGAAAATCCCCTGACCCCGGAGGACGACACCCTGGCCTTCCTCCGCTTCCTGCGTCTAAATGGGGAGTGGGAGGTCTGGCCTGCCCCGCTGCGGGCCGAGGACCCCCCGGGCCTTTCGCTGCAGGGCTTCTTGAGTCTGGAGCGCCGCCTGGATGGCCGTTTCCGCGTGGCCCTCAGGGAGTTCGGCCCCACCTTCAGCTTCATGGGCCTGGAAAAAACCCGCCTCTTCTTCCGCATCGTCTACAACGCCCCCGAGGAGGGGCGGGAATTCCTGCTGCCCAACCTGGAGGGCACCCTGCTCCGCCCCCGCTTCGAGGTGGTCGTCGACCGCTGCTGCTGGGCCTTTAGGACCAGCCTGGACACCCTCAAGCAGGAGCTGCGCTTCGCCTTCGCCCTGGGGGGCAACGCCGCGGAGTTCCTGCTCAACCCCACCAACCTGGTTCTACCGGGCAACATCCGCCTGCCCGTGCCTGGAGGCCGCTGA
- a CDS encoding LptF/LptG family permease: protein MTTLDRYLVREVGASLLGALAVVVLALLGGALYEVLAPLLARGADPLVVSQYLAFRVPEALVRGMPLAFLFALLLVLSRMGEESELKAMLAGGIPKLRVLFPILLMGTLLFGLAVLAADSLVPRSLQQGQSVLRQAVLQKPRALLQPGSRLVDAYGRIVYVGQVGEGVGEVRVITAEEVLIAQQGRFQEGALVLSEGLRVTYEGARPRTVARFERAVVPLVELSLEPPGGLFSLTVAELRQRIAQYRAQGLPYHAELTALHRKWAEPAAVYAFALFAVGLAFFLLGGSRSLGMLGVVVLTFIYYATWSVGRIMGEQGVIPPLLAAWGPNLLYAIAGLVLLRVGRR from the coding sequence ATGACCACCCTTGACCGCTACCTGGTGCGCGAGGTGGGGGCCTCGCTGCTGGGGGCGCTGGCGGTGGTGGTGCTGGCCCTGCTGGGCGGGGCTTTGTATGAGGTGCTGGCCCCCCTGCTGGCCCGGGGGGCCGACCCGCTGGTGGTGAGCCAGTACCTGGCCTTCCGGGTGCCCGAGGCCCTGGTGCGGGGAATGCCGCTGGCCTTCTTGTTCGCGCTTTTGCTGGTGCTCTCGCGCATGGGCGAGGAGTCGGAGCTCAAGGCCATGCTGGCGGGCGGCATCCCTAAGCTGCGGGTGCTCTTCCCCATCCTGCTGATGGGCACCCTTCTCTTCGGCCTGGCGGTTTTGGCCGCCGACAGCCTGGTGCCCAGAAGCCTGCAGCAAGGGCAGAGCGTCCTGCGCCAGGCGGTGTTGCAAAAGCCGCGGGCCCTGCTGCAGCCGGGGAGCCGGCTGGTGGATGCCTACGGGCGCATCGTGTATGTGGGCCAGGTGGGCGAGGGCGTTGGGGAGGTGCGGGTGATTACCGCCGAGGAGGTGCTCATAGCCCAGCAGGGCCGCTTCCAGGAAGGGGCTCTGGTGCTCTCGGAGGGGCTGCGGGTAACCTACGAGGGGGCCCGGCCCCGCACGGTGGCCCGCTTTGAGCGGGCGGTGGTGCCCCTGGTGGAGCTATCCCTCGAGCCCCCCGGGGGGCTTTTCAGCCTCACTGTGGCCGAACTGCGCCAGCGCATCGCCCAGTACCGCGCCCAGGGCCTGCCCTACCACGCCGAGCTCACCGCGCTGCATCGCAAATGGGCCGAGCCGGCGGCGGTCTACGCCTTCGCCCTCTTCGCCGTGGGGCTGGCCTTTTTTCTGCTGGGGGGCAGCCGCAGCCTGGGGATGCTGGGGGTGGTGGTGCTCACCTTCATCTACTACGCCACCTGGAGCGTGGGGCGGATCATGGGCGAGCAGGGGGTGATCCCGCCCCTTTTGGCCGCCTGGGGGCCCAACCTGCTCTATGCCATTGCCGGGCTGGTTCTTTTGCGGGTAGGGCGGCGATGA